A region from the Methanomassiliicoccales archaeon genome encodes:
- the mcrC gene encoding methyl-coenzyme M reductase I operon protein C, producing the protein MKDSIGRKTRFVECREARGMGVGGSLANRATISDSGRDVVAVAMGPGKRHITKPVCEITYGLREEGIDTSVIVVTAGSGVPSDAPDVSTSSLFGLDPVEVARIQQFKLALIHLGNVRNHIIYKARLIMRNVDLPSVIVCQAPVDFEDFARIGCKTRLVMPKDSDIGTKGTIMDIVTGVVRGTTVSQVKLDEIVSKIKRNM; encoded by the coding sequence TTGAAAGATTCCATTGGGCGCAAGACCCGCTTTGTGGAATGCCGCGAAGCCCGCGGTATGGGTGTGGGGGGCAGTCTCGCCAACAGGGCGACCATCTCTGACAGCGGCCGCGACGTGGTGGCAGTGGCCATGGGACCAGGTAAGCGTCACATCACCAAACCGGTCTGCGAGATAACCTACGGCCTAAGGGAAGAAGGCATAGACACTTCCGTCATCGTGGTCACGGCCGGGTCTGGCGTACCTTCAGATGCTCCGGACGTCTCTACCAGTTCCCTTTTCGGACTGGACCCAGTGGAGGTAGCGCGCATCCAACAGTTCAAATTAGCCTTGATCCACCTGGGCAACGTCCGCAACCATATCATCTACAAGGCAAGGTTGATCATGAGGAACGTGGACCTGCCATCGGTCATCGTCTGTCAGGCCCCGGTGGATTTCGAGGACTTCGCACGCATAGGTTGCAAGACCCGATTGGTCATGCCCAAGGATTCGGACATCGGTACCAAGGGGACGATCATGGACATCGTCACCGGAGTAGTGCGCGGCACCACGGTCAGCCAGGTCAAGCTGGATGAGATCGTCTCCAAGATCAAAAGAAATATGTGA
- the atwA gene encoding methyl coenzyme M reductase system, component A2, translated as MPDGSEVFIILDKVSKSFNGNQVLKDISTTVHTGEVLGLIGRSGSGKSVLINAMRGNKEYKPDSGKIIYRVNYCEKCGWIDLPAPGAKCTKCGKGTVIKEVDFWNLDDRNPVRMMMRSRIAIMLQRTFALFGDLTVIENVFEAMKEKSDDKKVERAIRLLEMVNMTYRTMHIARDLSGGEKQRTVLARQLAREPILFLADEPTGTLDPETAETVHQALIKAVKDTGMSMIVTSHWPKAIELLSHRAIWLEDGMIKAEGKPSDIAKDFDVGFEKDNEMNVEIGLPVIRVIDAKKYFYSIVRGVVKAVDGVTLDVGEKEIFGLIGLSGAGKTTLSRMISGITPSTHGEVLVRVGDDWVNMSDLGEEGRGRATQYIGIMHQENALYPFNTVLQNLTVCLGMRLPQELGKMKAIQVLRGVGFTAKEVGRVLYAYPDSLSVGEKQRIALARTMIIEPRFVVLDEPTGTMDPITRLAVAKSVLHARKELNETFLIVSHDMDFVLACCDRVALIKGGKVVAMGTPQEVLAGMTQEDLEGEEAKVCEV; from the coding sequence ATGCCTGACGGTTCAGAGGTCTTCATTATTTTGGACAAGGTCTCAAAAAGTTTCAATGGGAACCAGGTATTGAAGGACATTAGTACAACGGTTCATACCGGTGAGGTCCTGGGACTGATCGGCAGAAGCGGTAGTGGGAAATCCGTTCTCATCAACGCCATGCGGGGAAACAAGGAGTACAAACCAGATTCTGGAAAGATCATTTACCGGGTCAACTACTGTGAGAAATGTGGTTGGATCGACCTGCCCGCCCCTGGTGCGAAATGCACCAAGTGCGGCAAGGGAACGGTCATCAAGGAAGTGGACTTCTGGAACCTCGATGATAGGAATCCCGTGCGCATGATGATGCGGAGCCGCATAGCTATCATGTTGCAGAGAACCTTCGCCCTGTTCGGAGATCTCACGGTGATCGAAAACGTTTTCGAAGCCATGAAAGAGAAATCTGACGATAAGAAGGTGGAAAGGGCCATCCGCCTGTTGGAAATGGTCAATATGACCTACCGTACCATGCATATCGCCCGGGACCTGTCCGGAGGAGAGAAGCAAAGGACGGTACTAGCCAGGCAATTGGCCCGCGAACCGATCCTCTTCTTGGCCGACGAGCCCACGGGAACGCTTGATCCGGAAACGGCCGAAACAGTTCACCAGGCGCTGATCAAGGCGGTCAAAGATACCGGGATGTCCATGATAGTCACATCTCACTGGCCAAAAGCCATCGAATTACTATCCCACCGTGCCATCTGGCTCGAGGACGGTATGATCAAGGCGGAAGGTAAGCCTTCCGATATCGCCAAGGATTTTGATGTAGGGTTCGAAAAGGACAATGAAATGAACGTTGAGATCGGCCTGCCGGTGATCCGGGTGATCGATGCCAAGAAATATTTCTATTCCATCGTTCGCGGCGTGGTCAAGGCTGTGGACGGAGTGACCTTGGATGTAGGTGAAAAGGAGATATTCGGTTTAATAGGGCTCAGTGGTGCGGGAAAGACCACTTTATCGCGCATGATCTCCGGGATCACCCCATCTACGCACGGAGAGGTCTTAGTGCGAGTCGGCGACGATTGGGTCAATATGTCCGACCTCGGGGAAGAGGGAAGAGGTCGCGCCACTCAGTACATCGGCATCATGCATCAGGAGAACGCTCTGTACCCGTTCAACACGGTGTTGCAGAACCTGACCGTCTGTCTGGGCATGAGGCTACCTCAAGAACTGGGCAAGATGAAGGCTATCCAGGTGCTCCGAGGAGTTGGGTTCACTGCAAAGGAGGTGGGGAGAGTTCTCTATGCCTACCCGGACTCCCTCAGCGTGGGGGAAAAGCAACGTATCGCTTTAGCTCGCACCATGATCATCGAACCCCGATTCGTGGTCCTGGACGAACCGACCGGCACTATGGACCCCATCACCCGTTTGGCGGTGGCCAAATCGGTGCTCCATGCCCGCAAGGAGCTTAACGAGACCTTCCTCATCGTCAGTCATGACATGGATTTCGTTTTGGCGTGTTGCGACCGTGTTGCCCTCATAAAGGGGGGAAAAGTGGTGGCAATGGGGACACCCCAAGAGGTCCTGGCTGGAATGACCCAGGAAGACCTTGAAGGTGAAGAGGCCAAGGTCTGCGAGGTTTGA
- a CDS encoding DUF4443 domain-containing protein, with the protein MTKEGPIGRKALAELLQIGEGSTRTILDKMMREGSIESSRLGITITDRGRHKLENSGIEARRVDLSDLTLGKFNCAVLVKGMASRVKLGCEQRDEAVRAGAMGATTLLVSHDRIVFPGDEEFPEQNLVAPLRNYFRMDDGDVIIIGSAFSYDAAEKGAVTAALSLGNLSKRCWNEGTNILSQDTEADDLRCLALAIHELIGRLPVTMRSRNHEGVRCEDGDVVDTNFTGPMLEESMRKGTIIRRISTSGPYRGLPVIAVPIMRKREAIAVMATLDLGKGTPIELLERLARTRV; encoded by the coding sequence GTGACAAAGGAAGGACCCATAGGGCGAAAGGCTTTAGCCGAACTACTTCAGATCGGAGAGGGAAGCACTCGGACCATCCTAGACAAGATGATGCGGGAGGGGTCCATAGAAAGCTCCAGGCTGGGCATCACCATCACCGATCGCGGCAGACACAAGCTGGAGAATTCTGGGATCGAGGCACGTCGGGTGGACCTATCGGACCTTACGCTCGGAAAATTCAACTGCGCCGTACTGGTAAAGGGGATGGCCTCCAGAGTTAAACTGGGTTGCGAACAGAGGGATGAGGCGGTGCGGGCTGGAGCCATGGGGGCCACGACATTGCTGGTAAGCCATGATCGTATCGTCTTCCCAGGCGATGAGGAGTTCCCAGAACAAAATCTGGTAGCTCCGTTGCGCAATTATTTCCGCATGGACGATGGGGATGTGATCATAATAGGCTCGGCATTTAGTTACGATGCTGCGGAGAAAGGGGCGGTGACCGCAGCGCTTTCGTTGGGAAATCTGAGCAAGAGGTGCTGGAACGAAGGTACCAATATTTTGAGCCAGGATACGGAGGCAGACGACCTGCGCTGTTTGGCTTTGGCGATTCATGAGCTCATAGGAAGATTACCGGTGACCATGCGTAGCCGGAACCATGAGGGCGTTCGATGCGAGGACGGTGATGTCGTCGATACGAATTTCACCGGCCCAATGCTGGAGGAATCGATGAGGAAAGGCACCATCATCAGAAGGATCTCCACCAGTGGGCCATACCGTGGTCTGCCGGTGATCGCCGTTCCGATCATGAGAAAGAGGGAGGCCATTGCGGTCATGGCCACTCTGGACCTTGGCAAAGGTACGCCCATTGAACTTCTGGAACGGCTGGCCCGGACCCGCGTTTAG
- a CDS encoding KamA family radical SAM protein, whose amino-acid sequence MNKKATPGKKRPYSTDGSTKRTEDTFGTLIGNKVLWDADPELHGILTRSREIEQARKAVLRLLVRREERYHSREFHTEALERSNALICIRIMRNYFSPRNEELSGVSVISHLFDLSRSDGHTVGHPAFLYDMANVLKGTRAESGIYKDEGILDLQYVDGRDAARIRSDYLDGMADGAQKYIDRYPTGLLPEVVERRLANRGRIMDYFNASMEDWQDYVWHMRNVLLDADLIGDLIQLTEDEHEAIRLCSQNHIPFGITPYYLSLMDHEPLRTFDHAIRSQVIPPLSYVRGMIASRGTTGVSLDFMMERDTSPIDLVTRRYPMIAIFKPYNTCAQICVYCQRNWEIDGVLSPDAMAPPEKLDAAIEWFQEHPAVTEVLVTGGDPAILSNGMLHKLMKRLMEIKHVRRVRMGTRVPVVLPMRVDEGFLNIVSEVHDPPNREFALVTHFEHTYEITPDGADCIKKLRKSGISVYNQQVFTMENARRFETVALRQALKSIGIDPYYTFNAKGKEETSSYRVPIPRLLQERKEEARIIPGLSRTDEPVFNIPALGKNHLRAWQAHDLISITPRGERVYEFHPWEEKIAVASTYVHQDVPILDFLGKLAERGENIDDYRSIWYYF is encoded by the coding sequence ATGAACAAAAAGGCTACACCAGGGAAGAAAAGGCCATATTCTACAGATGGTAGTACAAAGAGGACCGAAGATACCTTTGGAACTCTGATCGGGAACAAAGTGCTTTGGGACGCAGACCCGGAGCTGCATGGAATTCTGACCCGATCCAGAGAGATCGAACAGGCGCGCAAAGCGGTCTTGAGATTGTTAGTGCGAAGAGAGGAGAGGTATCACTCCAGGGAATTCCACACCGAGGCTCTTGAGAGATCGAACGCCCTTATTTGCATCAGGATCATGCGCAATTACTTCTCCCCTAGGAACGAGGAGTTGAGCGGTGTATCGGTAATCTCCCACCTCTTCGACCTATCTCGTTCTGATGGTCATACCGTCGGTCACCCGGCCTTCCTTTACGACATGGCCAACGTATTGAAGGGGACCCGCGCCGAGTCAGGGATATACAAGGATGAGGGTATTCTAGACCTCCAGTATGTGGACGGAAGGGATGCCGCCCGAATAAGGTCTGATTACTTGGACGGCATGGCAGATGGGGCCCAGAAGTATATTGATCGTTACCCAACAGGATTATTGCCGGAGGTGGTCGAGCGCCGTTTGGCCAACCGGGGGCGGATAATGGATTACTTCAACGCCTCAATGGAAGATTGGCAGGACTACGTCTGGCACATGCGCAATGTGCTGCTCGATGCCGATCTGATCGGCGACCTGATACAACTGACGGAGGACGAGCACGAGGCCATTCGCCTCTGTTCACAGAACCACATCCCCTTCGGCATCACTCCTTACTACCTATCCTTGATGGACCATGAGCCCTTGCGGACATTTGATCACGCCATACGGTCCCAGGTCATTCCTCCCCTTAGCTATGTGCGGGGGATGATAGCATCGAGGGGGACCACCGGGGTTTCCTTGGATTTCATGATGGAGCGCGATACATCACCGATCGATCTGGTCACTCGGCGCTACCCGATGATAGCCATATTCAAGCCCTACAACACCTGCGCCCAGATATGCGTCTATTGCCAGAGGAACTGGGAGATAGACGGGGTACTATCGCCAGATGCCATGGCTCCTCCTGAAAAACTGGATGCAGCCATCGAATGGTTCCAGGAACACCCAGCGGTAACCGAGGTGCTGGTCACTGGAGGTGATCCCGCCATACTATCCAACGGGATGTTGCACAAATTGATGAAACGCCTGATGGAGATCAAACACGTCCGACGGGTGAGAATGGGCACCAGGGTGCCAGTTGTCCTGCCTATGAGGGTGGATGAGGGATTTCTAAACATAGTGTCCGAGGTGCACGACCCTCCCAATCGTGAATTCGCCCTGGTAACCCATTTCGAGCATACCTACGAGATAACGCCTGATGGGGCCGACTGTATCAAAAAATTGAGGAAGTCGGGGATATCGGTATACAACCAACAGGTTTTCACCATGGAGAACGCCCGGCGCTTCGAGACCGTGGCCCTACGACAGGCCTTAAAATCCATCGGGATAGATCCCTACTACACCTTCAATGCCAAGGGCAAGGAGGAGACATCCAGCTATCGAGTGCCGATCCCCCGTCTCCTGCAGGAGCGGAAGGAAGAGGCCCGAATAATTCCCGGCCTCAGCCGCACAGACGAACCGGTGTTCAACATACCAGCCCTGGGGAAGAACCATCTCAGGGCATGGCAGGCCCACGATCTCATCTCCATAACCCCTCGAGGGGAACGGGTCTATGAGTTCCATCCATGGGAGGAGAAGATTGCCGTGGCGTCAACCTACGTCCACCAAGACGTACCGATCCTCGATTTCCTCGGTAAGCTGGCGGAAAGGGGAGAGAACATCGACGACTACCGCAGCATTTGGTATTACTTCTAA